A stretch of the Pan paniscus chromosome 2, NHGRI_mPanPan1-v2.0_pri, whole genome shotgun sequence genome encodes the following:
- the NPRL2 gene encoding GATOR1 complex protein NPRL2 isoform X1, with amino-acid sequence MGSGCRIECVFFSEFHPTLGPKITYQVPEDFISRELFDTVQVYIITKPELQNKLITVTAMEKKLIGCPVCIEHKKYSRNALLFNLGFVCDAQAKTCALEPIVKKLAGYLTTLELESSFVSTEESKQKLVPIMTILLEELNASGRCTLPIDESNTIHLKVIEQRPDPPVAQEYDVPVFTKDKEDFFNSQWDLTTQQILPYIDGFRHIQKISAEADVELNLVRIAIQNLLYYGVVTLVSILQYSNVYCPTPKVQDLVDDKSLQEACLSYVTKQGHKRASLRDVFQLYCSLSPGTTVRDLIGRHPQQLQHVDERKLIQFGLMKNLIRRLQKYPVRVTREEQSHPARLYTGCHSYDEICCKTGMSYHELDERLENDPNIIICWK; translated from the exons ATGGGCAGCGGCTGCCGCATCGAATGCGTATTCTTCAGCGAGTTCCACCCCACGCTGGGACCCAAGATCACCTATCAG GTCCCTGAAGACTTCATCTCCCGAGAGCTGTTTGACACAGTCCAAGTGTACATCATCACCAAGCCAGAGCTGCAAAACAAGCTTATCACTGT CACAGCTATGGAAAAGAAGCTGATCGGCTGTCCTGTGTGCATCGAACACAAGAAGTACAGCCGCAATGCTCTCCTCTTCAACCTGGGCTTCGTGTGTGATGCCCAGGCCAAGACCTGCGCCCTCGAGCCCATTGTTAAAAAGCTGGCTGGCTATCTGACCACACTAGAG CTAGAGAGCAGCTTCGTGTCCACGGAGGAGAGCAAGCAGAAGTTGGTGCCCATCATGACCATCTTGCTGGAGGAGCTAAATGCCTCAGGCCGGTGCACTCTGCCCATTG ATGAGTCCAACACCATCCACTTGAAGGTGATTGAGCAGCGGCCAGACCCTCCGGTGGCCCAGGAGTATGATGTACCTGTCTTTACCAAAGACAAGGAGGATTTCTTCAACTCACAGTGGGACCTCACTACACAACAA ATCCTGCCCTACATTGATGGGTTCCGCCACATCCAGAAGATTTCAGCAGAGGCAGATGTGGAGCTCAACCTGGTGCGCATTGCTATCCAGAACCTGCT GTACTACGGCGTTGTGACACTGGTGTCCATCCTCCAG TACTCCAATGTATACTGCCCAACGCCCAAGGTCCAGGACCTGGTAGATGACAAGTCCCTGCAGGAGGCATGTCTATCCTACGTGACCAAGCAAG GGCACAAGAGGGCCAGTCTCCGGGATGTGTTCCAGCTATACTGCAGCCTGAGCCCTGGCACTACCGTGCGAGACCTCATTGGCCGCCACCCCCAGCAGCTGCAGCATGTTGATGAACG GAAGCTGATCCAGTTCGGGCTTATGAAGAACCTCATCAGGCGACTACAGAAGTATCCTGTGCGGGTGACTCGGGAAGAGcagagccaccctgcccggctttATACAGGCTGCCACAGCTATGACGAGATCTGCTGCAAGACAG gcatgagctaccatgagCTGGATGAGCGGCTTGAAAATGACCCCAACATCATCATCTGCTGGAAGTGA
- the NPRL2 gene encoding GATOR1 complex protein NPRL2 isoform X2, with product MEKKLIGCPVCIEHKKYSRNALLFNLGFVCDAQAKTCALEPIVKKLAGYLTTLELESSFVSTEESKQKLVPIMTILLEELNASGRCTLPIDESNTIHLKVIEQRPDPPVAQEYDVPVFTKDKEDFFNSQWDLTTQQILPYIDGFRHIQKISAEADVELNLVRIAIQNLLYYGVVTLVSILQYSNVYCPTPKVQDLVDDKSLQEACLSYVTKQGHKRASLRDVFQLYCSLSPGTTVRDLIGRHPQQLQHVDERKLIQFGLMKNLIRRLQKYPVRVTREEQSHPARLYTGCHSYDEICCKTGMSYHELDERLENDPNIIICWK from the exons ATGGAAAAGAAGCTGATCGGCTGTCCTGTGTGCATCGAACACAAGAAGTACAGCCGCAATGCTCTCCTCTTCAACCTGGGCTTCGTGTGTGATGCCCAGGCCAAGACCTGCGCCCTCGAGCCCATTGTTAAAAAGCTGGCTGGCTATCTGACCACACTAGAG CTAGAGAGCAGCTTCGTGTCCACGGAGGAGAGCAAGCAGAAGTTGGTGCCCATCATGACCATCTTGCTGGAGGAGCTAAATGCCTCAGGCCGGTGCACTCTGCCCATTG ATGAGTCCAACACCATCCACTTGAAGGTGATTGAGCAGCGGCCAGACCCTCCGGTGGCCCAGGAGTATGATGTACCTGTCTTTACCAAAGACAAGGAGGATTTCTTCAACTCACAGTGGGACCTCACTACACAACAA ATCCTGCCCTACATTGATGGGTTCCGCCACATCCAGAAGATTTCAGCAGAGGCAGATGTGGAGCTCAACCTGGTGCGCATTGCTATCCAGAACCTGCT GTACTACGGCGTTGTGACACTGGTGTCCATCCTCCAG TACTCCAATGTATACTGCCCAACGCCCAAGGTCCAGGACCTGGTAGATGACAAGTCCCTGCAGGAGGCATGTCTATCCTACGTGACCAAGCAAG GGCACAAGAGGGCCAGTCTCCGGGATGTGTTCCAGCTATACTGCAGCCTGAGCCCTGGCACTACCGTGCGAGACCTCATTGGCCGCCACCCCCAGCAGCTGCAGCATGTTGATGAACG GAAGCTGATCCAGTTCGGGCTTATGAAGAACCTCATCAGGCGACTACAGAAGTATCCTGTGCGGGTGACTCGGGAAGAGcagagccaccctgcccggctttATACAGGCTGCCACAGCTATGACGAGATCTGCTGCAAGACAG gcatgagctaccatgagCTGGATGAGCGGCTTGAAAATGACCCCAACATCATCATCTGCTGGAAGTGA
- the LOC100972845 gene encoding transmembrane reductase CYB561D2 isoform X1 codes for MALSAETESHIYRALRTASGAAAHLVALGFTIFVAVLARPGSSLFSWHPVLMSLAFSFLMTEALLVFSPESSLLHSLSRKGRARCHWVLQLLALLCALLGLGLVILHKEQLGKAHLVTRHGQAGLLAVLWAGLQCSGGVGLLYPKLLPRWPLAKLKLYHATSGLVGYLLGSASLLLGMCSLWFTASVTGVAWYLAVLCPVLTSLVIMNQVSNAYLYRKRIQP; via the exons ATGGCCCTTTCTGCGGAGACCGAGTCACACATCTACCGAGCTCTGCGTACTGCTTCTGGCGCTGCCGCCCACCTTGTGGCCCTGGGCTTTACCATCTTTGTGGCTGTGCTTGCCAGGCCTGGCTCCA GCCTGTTCTCCTGGCACCCGGTGCTTATGTCTTTGGCT TTCTCCTTCCTGATGACCGAGGCACTACTGGTGTTTTCTCCCGAGAGTTCGCTGCTGCACTCCCTCTCACGGAAAGGCCGAGCACGCTGCCACTGGgtgctgcagctgctggccctgCTGTGTGCACTGCTGGGCCTCGGCCTTGTCATCCTCCACAAAGAGCAGCTTGGCAAAGCCCACCTAGTTACGCGGCATGGGCAGGCAGGGCTGCTGGCTGTGCTGTGGGCAGGGCTGCAGTGCTCAGGTGGGGTGGGGCTGCTCTACCCCAAGCTGCTGCCCCGATGGCCCCTGGCGAAGCTCAAGCTATACCATGCTACTTCTGGGCTGGTGGGCTACCTGCTGGGTAGTGCCAGCCTCTTGCTGGGCATGTGCTCACTCTGGTTCACTGCCTCTGTCACTGGTGTAGCCTGGTACCTGGCTGTATTATGCCCTGTCCTCACCAGCTTGGTCATTATGAACCAGGTGAGCAATGCCTACCTATACCGCAAGAGGATCCAACCATGA
- the LOC100972845 gene encoding transmembrane reductase CYB561D2 isoform X2 has translation MTEALLVFSPESSLLHSLSRKGRARCHWVLQLLALLCALLGLGLVILHKEQLGKAHLVTRHGQAGLLAVLWAGLQCSGGVGLLYPKLLPRWPLAKLKLYHATSGLVGYLLGSASLLLGMCSLWFTASVTGVAWYLAVLCPVLTSLVIMNQVSNAYLYRKRIQP, from the coding sequence ATGACCGAGGCACTACTGGTGTTTTCTCCCGAGAGTTCGCTGCTGCACTCCCTCTCACGGAAAGGCCGAGCACGCTGCCACTGGgtgctgcagctgctggccctgCTGTGTGCACTGCTGGGCCTCGGCCTTGTCATCCTCCACAAAGAGCAGCTTGGCAAAGCCCACCTAGTTACGCGGCATGGGCAGGCAGGGCTGCTGGCTGTGCTGTGGGCAGGGCTGCAGTGCTCAGGTGGGGTGGGGCTGCTCTACCCCAAGCTGCTGCCCCGATGGCCCCTGGCGAAGCTCAAGCTATACCATGCTACTTCTGGGCTGGTGGGCTACCTGCTGGGTAGTGCCAGCCTCTTGCTGGGCATGTGCTCACTCTGGTTCACTGCCTCTGTCACTGGTGTAGCCTGGTACCTGGCTGTATTATGCCCTGTCCTCACCAGCTTGGTCATTATGAACCAGGTGAGCAATGCCTACCTATACCGCAAGAGGATCCAACCATGA
- the TMEM115 gene encoding transmembrane protein 115, whose amino-acid sequence MQRALPGARQHLGAILASASVVVKALCAAVLFLYLLSFAVDTGCLAVTPGYLFPPNFWIWTLATHGLMEQHVWDVAISLTTVVVAGRLLEPLWGALELLIFFSVVNVSVGLLGAFAYLLTYMASFNLVYLFTVRIHGALGFLGGVLVALKQTMGDCVVLRVPQVRVSVMPMLLLALLLLLRLATLLQSPALASYGFGLLSSWVYLRFYQRHSRGRGDMADHFAFATFFPEILQPVVGLLANLVHGLLVKVKICQKTVKRYDVGAPSSITISLPGTDPQDAERRRQLALKALNERLKRVEDQSIWPSMDDDEEESGAKVDSPLPSDKAPTPPGKGAAPESSLITFEAAPPTL is encoded by the exons ATGCAACGTGCCCTgccaggcgcccgccagcacttGGGGGCCATTCTGGCCAGCGCCAGCGTGGTGGTGAAGGCTCTGTGTGCGGCGGTACTATTCCTCTACCTGCTCTCCTTCGCCGTGGACACAGGCTGCCTGGCGGTCACCCCGGGCTACCTCTTTCCTCCCAACTTCTGGATCTGGACCCTGGCCACCCATGGGCTGATGGAGCAGCATGTGTGGGACGTGGCCATCAGCCTGACAACGGTGGTGGTGGCCGGGCGTTTGCTGGAGCCCCTCTGGGGGGCCTTGGAGCTGCTCATCTTCTTCTCAGTGGTGAATGTGTCTGTAGGGCTGCTGGGGGCCTTCGCCTACCTCCTCACCTACATGGCTTCCTTCAACCTGGTCTACCTGTTCACTGTCCGTATCCACGGCGCCTTGGGCTTCCTAGGTGGTGTCCTGGTGGCACTCAAGCAAACCATGGGGGACTGTGTGGTCCTGCGAGTGCCCCAGGTGCGCGTCAGTGTGATGCCCATGCTGCTGCTGgcgctgctgctcctgctgcggCTCGCCACGCTGCTCCAGAGCCCGGCGCTGGCTTCCTATGGCTTCGGGCTGCTCTCCAGTTGGGTATATCTTCGCTTCTACCAGCGCCATAGCCGGGGCCGAGGGGACATGGCTGACCACTTTGCTTTCGCCACTTTCTTCCCTGAGATCCTGCAGCCTGTGGTGGGTTTGCTGGCGAACTTGGTGCACGGCCTCCTGGTGAAGGTAAAGATATGCCAGAAGACGGTGAAGCGCTACGATGTAGGTGCCCCATCCTCCATCACCATCAGCCTGCCAGGCACAGACCCTCAAGACGCCGAGCGGAGAAG GCAACTGGCCCTGAAGGCACTCAATGAGCGGCTGAAGAGAGTGGAAGACCAGTCCATCTGGCCCAGCATGGATGATGATGAAGAGGAGTCTGGGGCCAAGGTGGACAGCCCCCTGCCCTCAGACAAAGCTCCCACACCCCCAGGGAAGGGGGCCGCCCCAGAATCCAGTCTAATCACCTTCGAGGCAGCTCCCCCGACGCTGTAA